A part of Gammaproteobacteria bacterium genomic DNA contains:
- the rbfA gene encoding 30S ribosome-binding factor RbfA, whose translation MPDSSRSLRVAAVLRRELAALLRHRIEDPALAGVEVAEVEVSPDLSLARVYLSIPRARDERQVLQGAARAGGFLRKRLAKTLALRAVPRLVFKADSVTGAAARIEELIAGGKGNSEADGKTGGETDDKTSDKAGGEASDKAESEAGDEAGN comes from the coding sequence ATGCCGGATTCGTCGCGCTCGCTGCGCGTCGCTGCGGTGCTGCGCCGGGAGTTGGCGGCGCTGCTGCGGCACAGAATTGAGGACCCGGCGCTCGCCGGCGTTGAAGTCGCCGAGGTCGAGGTCAGCCCCGACCTGTCACTTGCCAGGGTCTATTTAAGCATTCCCCGCGCCCGCGACGAGCGGCAGGTATTGCAGGGCGCCGCGCGCGCCGGCGGTTTCCTGAGAAAGCGCCTGGCAAAGACGCTGGCGCTGCGCGCGGTGCCCCGGCTGGTGTTCAAGGCCGACTCCGTCACCGGCGCCGCCGCGCGCATTGAAGAGTTGATTGCCGGTGGCAAGGGGAACAGCGAGGCGGACGGCAAGACAGGCGGCGAGACCGACGATAAGACCAGCGATAAGGCAGGCGGCGAGGCCAGCGACAAGGCAGAAAGCGAAGCCGGCGACGAGGCCGGCAACTGA
- the pnp gene encoding polyribonucleotide nucleotidyltransferase yields MKTITRNFQYGAHDVVLETGKVARQADGAVLVNMSDTVVLATAVGRAEDAEPRDFMPLTVNYQERTYSAGKIPGGFFRREGRPSEKETLVSRLIDRPLRPLFPTGFSNEVQVVVTVMSLNPEVDADVPALIGASAAMAISGIPFNGPIGAARIGFKDDHYLLNPTLPQLAESDLDLVVAGTEEAVLMVESQARQLSEAQMLGAVDFGHQQMQAAIGAIRELAAEAGKPAWDWKPLARNEQLAEAVEQRFSDRLGEIYRIHDKQERQGRIEELRAEAVAELEEGEGDADAGKPQAPELLSKLEKKIVRSRILEGEARIDGRDTRTVRPIHIETNRLPRTHGDALFTRGETQAVVVATLGTDRDAQILDNIEGDSRDRFMLHYNFPPYCVGETGFMGSPKRREIGHGRLTKRGLLAVMPGEDEFPYVIRVVSEITESNGSSSMASVCGASLALMGAGVPLKAPVAGIAMGLILEGDKFAVLTDIMGDEDHFGDMDFKVAGTARGITALQMDIKVDGVTPEIMAVALERAKEGRLHILDKMNEALPAPQEMSQYAPQLFTMHIKPEKIREVIGKGGATIRSITEETGTTIDIDDSGAVTIASADREAVRRARERVEEIVADVEVGKIYDGTVARIVDFGAFVNILPGRDGLVHISQISEERVESVSDELSEGDQIKVKVLDVDRQGRIRLSMKAISQ; encoded by the coding sequence ATGAAAACGATAACCAGAAATTTCCAATACGGGGCGCACGATGTCGTCCTTGAGACCGGCAAGGTCGCCCGCCAGGCGGACGGCGCCGTGCTGGTCAACATGTCGGACACGGTGGTGCTGGCGACGGCTGTTGGCCGCGCCGAGGATGCCGAACCGCGCGACTTCATGCCGCTGACGGTCAATTACCAGGAGCGCACCTATTCCGCCGGCAAGATTCCGGGCGGCTTTTTCCGGCGCGAAGGGCGCCCGAGCGAGAAGGAAACCCTGGTCTCGCGGCTGATAGACCGGCCGTTGAGGCCGCTGTTCCCGACCGGGTTTTCAAACGAGGTCCAGGTTGTGGTGACGGTGATGTCGCTGAACCCCGAGGTGGACGCCGATGTGCCGGCGCTGATTGGCGCGTCGGCGGCGATGGCCATTTCCGGCATTCCGTTCAACGGCCCGATTGGCGCCGCGCGCATCGGCTTCAAGGACGACCATTACCTGCTGAACCCGACCCTGCCGCAACTGGCCGAGTCGGACCTTGACCTGGTCGTGGCCGGCACCGAAGAGGCGGTGCTGATGGTGGAATCGCAGGCCAGGCAGCTGAGCGAGGCGCAGATGCTCGGCGCGGTGGATTTCGGCCATCAGCAGATGCAGGCGGCCATCGGCGCCATCCGCGAACTGGCCGCGGAGGCGGGCAAGCCGGCGTGGGACTGGAAGCCGTTGGCGCGCAACGAGCAACTGGCGGAGGCCGTCGAGCAGCGTTTCAGCGACCGGCTGGGCGAGATTTACCGCATTCACGACAAGCAGGAACGCCAGGGCCGGATTGAGGAATTGCGCGCCGAGGCGGTCGCGGAACTGGAGGAGGGCGAAGGCGACGCCGACGCCGGCAAGCCGCAGGCGCCGGAACTGCTGTCCAAACTGGAGAAAAAAATCGTCCGCTCGCGGATACTGGAAGGAGAGGCCCGCATAGACGGGCGCGACACCCGCACCGTCAGGCCGATCCACATCGAGACCAACCGCCTGCCGAGAACCCACGGCGACGCCTTGTTCACGCGCGGCGAAACGCAGGCCGTGGTGGTGGCGACGCTCGGCACCGACCGCGACGCGCAAATCCTCGACAACATCGAGGGGGACTCGAGAGACCGCTTTATGCTGCATTACAACTTTCCGCCGTATTGCGTTGGAGAAACGGGATTTATGGGGTCGCCGAAGCGCCGGGAAATCGGCCATGGCCGCCTGACCAAGCGGGGGCTGCTGGCGGTGATGCCGGGCGAGGACGAGTTTCCGTATGTGATTCGCGTGGTTTCGGAAATCACCGAGTCGAACGGATCGAGTTCAATGGCCTCGGTTTGCGGCGCAAGCCTTGCGCTGATGGGCGCGGGCGTGCCGCTGAAGGCGCCGGTGGCGGGCATCGCGATGGGGCTGATTCTGGAAGGCGACAAGTTTGCGGTGCTGACCGACATCATGGGGGATGAGGACCACTTCGGCGACATGGACTTCAAGGTGGCCGGCACCGCCCGCGGCATCACCGCGCTGCAGATGGACATCAAGGTGGACGGGGTGACGCCGGAGATCATGGCGGTCGCGCTGGAGCGCGCGAAAGAGGGGCGTTTGCACATTCTGGACAAGATGAACGAGGCGCTGCCGGCGCCGCAGGAAATGTCGCAGTATGCGCCGCAGTTGTTCACGATGCACATCAAACCGGAGAAAATCCGCGAGGTCATCGGCAAGGGCGGGGCGACGATACGCTCCATCACCGAGGAAACCGGCACGACCATTGACATTGACGACAGCGGGGCGGTGACCATCGCCTCCGCCGACCGCGAGGCGGTGCGAAGGGCGCGCGAGCGAGTTGAGGAGATTGTCGCCGATGTGGAAGTGGGCAAGATTTACGACGGCACGGTGGCGCGGATTGTGGATTTCGGCGCGTTTGTCAACATTCTGCCGGGGCGCGACGGCCTGGTTCATATCTCGCAGATATCGGAGGAGCGGGTCGAGTCCGTCAGCGACGAACTGAGCGAGGGCGATCAAATCAAGGTCAAGGTGCTGGATGTGGACAGGCAGGGGCGCATTCGCCTGAGCATGAAGGCGATCAGCCAGTAG
- the rpsO gene encoding 30S ribosomal protein S15 gives MALTTEEKSTVINQYARSSGDTGSVEVQVALLTTRINSLQGHFAGHRHDHHSRRGLLKMVNTRRKLLDYLKTRDIARYQELIASLKLRR, from the coding sequence ATGGCTTTAACAACCGAAGAAAAAAGCACAGTCATCAATCAGTACGCTCGTTCCAGCGGTGATACCGGCTCGGTCGAAGTCCAGGTTGCGTTGCTGACCACCCGAATCAATTCTTTGCAGGGTCATTTTGCCGGTCACCGGCATGACCACCATTCGCGCAGAGGTTTGCTGAAGATGGTCAACACGAGGCGCAAGCTGCTTGATTACCTGAAGACGCGGGATATCGCCCGCTATCAGGAACTGATTGCATCCCTGAAATTGCGCCGCTGA
- the msrB gene encoding peptide-methionine (R)-S-oxide reductase MsrB, with product MAVEKVIRDDAEWRSLLTREQYRICRLRETEPAFANRYHDCSDTGVYRCACCGLALFSSDAKFDSGTGWPSFSAPVDAGHIETAADDTHGMSRTEVSCAACGAHLGHVFADGPPPTGLRHCINSAALALVGE from the coding sequence ATGGCGGTTGAGAAAGTCATTCGGGACGATGCGGAATGGCGTTCGCTGCTGACGCGCGAGCAATACCGGATATGCCGCCTTCGCGAGACCGAGCCGGCTTTTGCGAACCGCTATCATGATTGCAGCGATACCGGCGTTTACCGCTGTGCGTGCTGCGGGCTGGCGCTGTTTTCCTCGGACGCCAAGTTTGATTCCGGCACGGGATGGCCGAGTTTTTCGGCGCCGGTGGATGCCGGGCACATCGAGACCGCGGCGGACGACACGCACGGCATGAGCCGCACCGAGGTGTCCTGCGCGGCCTGCGGCGCCCACCTGGGGCATGTTTTCGCCGACGGGCCGCCGCCGACGGGGCTGCGCCACTGCATCAACTCGGCGGCGCTGGCGCTGGTGGGCGAATGA
- the truB gene encoding tRNA pseudouridine(55) synthase TruB — translation METLPQQGLLLIDKPRGVTSSRAVVCVRKRFGGAKTGHCGTLDPAAEGLLVIGLGQATRVLPYLTAQRKRYDACVRLGMRTATADCEGEVLERTPCRVPSARQLRDLFNDFTGEVMQTAPAYSALKHQGRRLYEWARAGRPAPGRRRLVRIDSLQLLHIQPDGFCFSIECSQGTYVRALAEDMGARLGAAAYLGRLRRTAIGPFSVGQALPLGALDDSGDEALAGRLLAMDEGLAELPAVFLEREQTQRFCRGQPVPADLPAADEFRVYNEMRRFIGIAAGNGGQLRPKRVFCGGG, via the coding sequence GTGGAAACGCTGCCGCAGCAGGGCCTGCTGCTGATTGACAAACCGAGGGGCGTCACCTCGTCCCGTGCCGTGGTCTGCGTCAGGAAGCGGTTTGGCGGCGCCAAGACCGGGCATTGCGGCACGCTCGACCCCGCCGCCGAGGGTCTGCTGGTCATCGGGCTGGGGCAGGCGACCCGGGTGCTTCCGTATCTGACCGCGCAGCGCAAGCGCTACGACGCCTGCGTGCGCCTGGGGATGCGCACGGCGACGGCGGATTGCGAGGGCGAGGTGCTGGAGCGCACGCCCTGCCGCGTGCCATCGGCGCGCCAACTGCGGGACTTGTTCAACGATTTCACCGGCGAGGTGATGCAGACGGCGCCGGCGTATTCGGCGCTGAAACACCAGGGGCGGCGGCTGTACGAATGGGCGCGCGCCGGGCGCCCGGCGCCCGGCAGGCGGCGCCTGGTCCGGATTGATTCATTGCAACTGCTGCATATCCAGCCCGACGGCTTCTGCTTTTCGATTGAATGCTCGCAGGGAACCTATGTGCGCGCGCTGGCCGAAGACATGGGCGCGCGCCTCGGCGCGGCGGCGTATCTGGGCCGCCTGCGCCGCACCGCCATCGGGCCGTTTTCGGTCGGCCAGGCGCTGCCGCTCGGCGCGCTTGACGACAGCGGCGACGAGGCGCTCGCAGGCCGCCTGCTGGCGATGGACGAGGGCCTGGCCGAATTGCCGGCGGTGTTTCTGGAACGCGAACAAACGCAGCGCTTCTGCCGCGGTCAGCCGGTGCCCGCCGACCTGCCGGCGGCGGATGAGTTCAGGGTCTATAACGAAATGCGGCGTTTCATCGGCATCGCCGCAGGCAACGGCGGCCAACTCCGCCCGAAACGGGTGTTTTGCGGCGGCGGCTGA
- a CDS encoding (4Fe-4S)-binding protein yields the protein MKVKWDENVCVHAGKCVSGLPTVFKVIDGKFVVDESGASEQSIRDQVAECPSGALTVEE from the coding sequence ATGAAAGTCAAATGGGATGAAAATGTCTGCGTCCACGCGGGCAAATGTGTTTCCGGCTTGCCGACCGTCTTCAAGGTCATAGACGGCAAGTTCGTAGTCGATGAATCGGGCGCCAGCGAGCAATCCATTCGCGACCAGGTCGCCGAGTGCCCTTCGGGCGCGTTGACTGTGGAAGAATAA
- the dksA gene encoding RNA polymerase-binding protein DksA → MTAHHEPPAGITPYKERKGEEYMSRKQLDHFRMILTGWKKSLMQEVDRTVTHMQSDSSNHADSADRATQEEGFSLELRERDRERKLIRKIDQAIGRLDNDEYGYCKLCGVEIGIRRLEARPTATMCIDCKTFDEIKEKQIASA, encoded by the coding sequence ATGACGGCCCACCACGAGCCGCCCGCCGGCATCACCCCCTACAAGGAGCGCAAAGGCGAGGAATACATGAGCCGCAAACAACTCGACCATTTCCGCATGATATTGACCGGCTGGAAAAAAAGCCTGATGCAGGAAGTGGACCGGACGGTGACCCACATGCAGTCGGATTCCTCCAACCACGCCGATTCGGCGGACCGCGCGACGCAGGAGGAAGGTTTCAGCCTGGAATTGAGGGAACGCGACCGCGAACGCAAACTGATCCGGAAAATAGACCAGGCGATCGGCAGACTCGACAACGACGAGTACGGCTATTGCAAACTATGCGGAGTCGAAATCGGCATCCGGCGCCTCGAAGCACGCCCAACCGCCACCATGTGCATAGACTGCAAAACCTTCGACGAAATCAAGGAAAAACAGATTGCTTCGGCGTGA
- the infB gene encoding translation initiation factor IF-2, with translation MAGDTVKKLAETVGTTVENLLEQLVQSGVSGKSADDIISKEEKMRLIRHLRKPKGGGGGGAGGAGDAGAAAGDSGGEGRVTLRRKKLSQLEVPTAQGRLSNTVNVEFRKRQSYVERGAAEGAAEKSRGKKTAPKKTATAKAGAAKGAAKQAATSKAAAAKTPKPKTAKPARPPKAAKGGAAKSSPAASAAPAAGAKAAPAAGQETGRRRELHIASDKRGKRKVKKKHKRLVKVVSPSKHVFEKPTAPVKREVVVPESITVAGLAQRMAVKSGELIKQMMDMGMMATINQTLDQDTAILVVEELGHRARPGKKEDAEAGLVSEMQAVAGDRVERPPVVIVMGHVDHGKTSLLDTIRRSKVTDSEAGGITQHIGAYRVETARGTVVFLDTPGHAAFTAMRARGARVTDIAVLVVAADDGVMPQTVEAMEHAKAAGVPVIVAISKIDRDDADVEKVKGGLAEHGLLSEAWGGDNIFVEVSAKTGQGVDDLLEAILLQAEIMELKAPEQGPARGVIIESSVDKGRGAIATMLVQQGTLRKGDTLLAGNEFGRIRALLDENGAAAEQATPSMPVLVLGLSGAPAAGDEALVVGDEKKAREVANLRRERMRESAHAARQQMPLGDTFDAVNAGASTLNLLIKADVQGIAEALRDSLMKIESDEVQLKILSSGIGGINVSDVNLAAASSALVIGFNVRADGPARKAAAEQDVTIRYYSIVYELVDDIRQIMSDMLAPEIKEEIVGIAEVKDVFRSSRLGAVAGCQVIEGMVKRGNPIRVLRDNVVIFEGGLESLRRFKDDVAEVSSGTECGMAVKDYNDVKVGDHIEVYEKVETRRTL, from the coding sequence ATGGCCGGCGACACGGTAAAAAAACTGGCCGAGACGGTCGGCACGACGGTTGAGAACCTGCTGGAGCAGTTGGTGCAGTCCGGCGTGTCGGGCAAGTCCGCCGACGACATCATCTCCAAGGAGGAGAAAATGCGCCTCATCCGCCACCTTCGCAAGCCCAAGGGCGGCGGCGGCGGCGGCGCGGGCGGTGCGGGCGATGCGGGCGCCGCTGCCGGCGACAGCGGCGGCGAGGGCCGGGTTACGCTGCGCCGGAAAAAACTGTCGCAACTCGAGGTGCCGACGGCGCAGGGCAGGCTGTCGAACACGGTCAATGTCGAGTTCCGCAAACGGCAGTCGTATGTGGAGCGCGGCGCCGCCGAAGGCGCCGCGGAGAAATCACGCGGCAAAAAGACGGCGCCGAAAAAGACCGCCACGGCGAAGGCCGGCGCGGCCAAAGGCGCGGCGAAGCAGGCCGCGACATCCAAAGCCGCCGCCGCGAAGACGCCGAAACCGAAGACCGCGAAGCCCGCCAGGCCGCCGAAGGCCGCCAAGGGGGGCGCCGCCAAATCGTCACCGGCGGCATCGGCGGCGCCGGCGGCGGGTGCGAAGGCCGCGCCCGCCGCCGGCCAGGAAACGGGCCGCCGCCGCGAACTGCACATCGCAAGCGACAAGCGCGGCAAGCGCAAGGTCAAGAAAAAGCACAAGCGCCTGGTCAAGGTCGTCTCGCCCAGCAAGCATGTGTTCGAGAAGCCGACCGCGCCGGTCAAGCGCGAGGTGGTTGTTCCCGAAAGCATCACCGTCGCCGGGCTGGCCCAGCGCATGGCGGTCAAGAGCGGCGAGTTGATCAAGCAGATGATGGACATGGGCATGATGGCCACCATCAACCAGACGCTGGACCAGGACACGGCGATTCTGGTGGTCGAGGAACTGGGGCACCGCGCGCGGCCCGGCAAGAAGGAGGACGCCGAGGCCGGCCTCGTCAGCGAGATGCAGGCGGTGGCCGGCGACCGCGTCGAGCGCCCGCCCGTCGTCATCGTCATGGGGCATGTGGACCACGGCAAGACCTCGCTGCTCGACACCATACGCCGCAGCAAGGTGACCGACAGCGAGGCCGGCGGCATCACGCAGCACATCGGCGCCTACCGCGTCGAGACCGCGCGCGGCACCGTGGTTTTTCTCGACACGCCGGGCCACGCGGCGTTCACGGCGATGCGCGCGCGCGGCGCCCGGGTGACCGACATCGCCGTGCTGGTCGTCGCCGCCGACGACGGCGTGATGCCGCAGACGGTCGAGGCGATGGAGCACGCGAAAGCCGCCGGGGTGCCGGTCATCGTCGCCATCAGCAAGATAGACAGGGACGACGCCGATGTCGAAAAAGTCAAGGGCGGCCTCGCCGAGCACGGGCTGCTGTCCGAGGCGTGGGGCGGCGACAACATCTTTGTCGAGGTCTCGGCCAAGACCGGCCAGGGCGTGGACGATTTGCTCGAGGCGATTCTGCTGCAAGCGGAAATCATGGAATTGAAGGCGCCGGAGCAGGGGCCTGCGCGCGGCGTCATCATTGAGTCGTCGGTGGACAAGGGGCGCGGCGCCATCGCGACGATGCTGGTTCAGCAGGGCACCCTCAGGAAGGGCGACACGCTGCTGGCCGGCAACGAGTTTGGCAGGATACGCGCGCTGCTCGATGAAAACGGCGCCGCGGCGGAACAGGCCACGCCCTCAATGCCGGTGCTGGTGCTGGGGCTGTCGGGCGCGCCCGCCGCCGGCGACGAGGCCCTCGTCGTCGGCGACGAGAAAAAAGCGAGGGAAGTGGCCAACCTGCGCCGCGAGCGGATGCGCGAAAGCGCCCACGCCGCGCGCCAGCAGATGCCGCTCGGCGACACCTTTGACGCGGTCAACGCCGGCGCCAGCACGCTGAACCTGCTGATCAAGGCCGATGTGCAGGGAATCGCCGAGGCGCTGCGCGACTCGCTGATGAAGATCGAGAGCGACGAGGTGCAGTTGAAGATTCTGTCGAGCGGCATCGGCGGCATCAATGTCTCCGATGTCAACCTGGCGGCGGCGTCCAGCGCGCTGGTCATCGGTTTCAATGTGCGCGCCGACGGGCCGGCGCGCAAGGCCGCCGCCGAGCAGGATGTGACGATACGCTATTACAGCATCGTCTATGAACTGGTGGACGACATCAGGCAAATCATGAGCGACATGCTGGCGCCGGAAATCAAGGAGGAGATTGTCGGCATCGCCGAGGTCAAGGATGTCTTCCGTTCCTCCAGGCTCGGCGCGGTCGCCGGCTGCCAGGTCATCGAGGGCATGGTCAAGCGCGGCAACCCGATTCGGGTGCTGCGCGACAATGTCGTGATTTTCGAGGGCGGGCTTGAATCGCTGCGCCGCTTCAAGGACGATGTGGCCGAGGTGTCTTCCGGCACCGAGTGCGGCATGGCGGTGAAAGACTACAACGATGTCAAGGTCGGCGACCACATCGAGGTGTACGAGAAGGTCGAGACCCGGCGCACCTTGTGA
- a CDS encoding 2Fe-2S iron-sulfur cluster-binding protein yields the protein MTPMFGLFNRKKDYEAVINGQTTVTVKAGQNLLAAALDAGLDWLHDCRAGSCSTCRCYLKKGRIKPLSDFTYVLTGQQLKDGVILACQTALKSDVEVEVMLGQGRFVVPAVERRSTLTSVRNLTHDILELVVTCDEPMPDGLLAGQYAEVNYPGLTRPRSYSFSRDPADENPSELTFFVRHVPGGKFTDWLFEADRTGSRLRIKAPFGNFRLHEDSGPMICIAGGSGISAIKAILEHACNLSVARDAYFFFGARAQRDLYCRDEMREIADKWNQNHVFEFVEVLSDEPEGSDWAGPRGFVTDYLRTSYIENKRLDLAGCQGYLCGPPPMIDAGIKLLTESGMPGERIFYDKFLDASTMPGGR from the coding sequence ATGACGCCGATGTTTGGCCTGTTCAATCGTAAAAAAGATTACGAGGCGGTGATTAACGGGCAAACGACCGTCACCGTGAAAGCAGGCCAGAATCTGCTGGCGGCTGCCTTGGATGCGGGGCTCGACTGGCTGCACGACTGCCGTGCCGGCAGTTGCAGCACTTGCCGGTGCTATCTGAAAAAGGGGCGGATAAAACCGCTGTCCGATTTCACCTATGTGCTGACGGGACAGCAACTCAAGGACGGCGTCATTCTCGCCTGCCAGACGGCGCTGAAAAGTGATGTTGAAGTCGAGGTCATGCTGGGGCAGGGGCGCTTTGTGGTTCCGGCTGTGGAACGGCGGAGCACCCTGACAAGCGTGCGGAATCTGACACACGATATCCTTGAACTGGTTGTGACCTGTGATGAGCCGATGCCTGACGGCCTGCTCGCGGGCCAGTACGCCGAAGTCAATTACCCGGGCTTGACCCGGCCTCGTTCCTATTCTTTTTCCAGGGATCCGGCGGATGAGAATCCGTCGGAACTGACCTTCTTTGTCCGGCATGTGCCGGGCGGGAAGTTCACTGACTGGCTATTTGAGGCCGACCGCACGGGGTCCCGGCTGAGAATCAAGGCGCCTTTCGGAAATTTCCGTCTGCACGAAGATTCCGGGCCGATGATTTGCATTGCCGGCGGCAGCGGCATCAGCGCAATCAAGGCGATTCTTGAGCATGCCTGCAACCTCAGTGTCGCGCGCGACGCCTACTTCTTCTTCGGTGCGCGCGCCCAGCGTGATTTGTATTGCCGTGATGAAATGCGCGAGATTGCGGACAAGTGGAACCAAAACCATGTTTTTGAATTTGTTGAGGTGCTGTCCGATGAACCGGAAGGCAGCGATTGGGCCGGGCCGCGCGGCTTTGTCACGGATTATCTTCGCACATCGTATATTGAAAATAAACGCCTTGATCTGGCCGGTTGCCAGGGATATCTGTGCGGTCCGCCGCCGATGATAGACGCCGGTATCAAACTCCTGACGGAGTCGGGCATGCCCGGAGAGCGGATTTTCTATGACAAGTTTCTGGATGCGAGCACAATGCCCGGCGGGCGCTGA
- the xseA gene encoding exodeoxyribonuclease VII large subunit, whose translation MKATTRSGKAGIYTVSRLLGEIRRAVVREFGAAIRVEGEISNFVLAASGHMYFTVKDHAAQIRCAMFRGKNRALKMIPENGAQVILRARPDCYEPRGDLQLIVEQMEPAGVGELQRQFEILKRKLHREGLFDEARKRPLPAWPRTVGIVTSGQGAALRDVIAVMEKRCAAINLVVYSTPVQGPEAPAEICRALELANRHRKAEVLLLVRGGGSIEDLSAFNTEAVARKIAASALPVVSGVGHEIDFTIADFASDCRAPTPSAAAERVSPDGHAIRAGLLATLRRLHHLMEDTLGENLECLRRLKTDLLRSHPENRIRNLTRQFDELQGKLAVAAENRLAASRRRAMHTEALLARSNLPALVQMHRARLHHDTRELAAACGGVLSGKIREVEKLASKLDTLSPYATLKRGYAIVTDEKGGVIRSAKSVRKDQSLDILVEDGGIAAKVI comes from the coding sequence ATGAAAGCGACGACCCGTTCCGGCAAAGCCGGCATCTACACGGTCAGCCGCCTGCTCGGCGAAATCAGGCGGGCGGTGGTGCGCGAGTTCGGCGCGGCCATCCGGGTTGAGGGCGAGATTTCCAATTTTGTCCTGGCCGCCTCCGGGCACATGTATTTCACCGTCAAGGACCACGCCGCGCAAATTCGCTGCGCGATGTTCCGCGGCAAAAACCGGGCGCTGAAAATGATTCCCGAAAACGGCGCGCAGGTGATACTTCGCGCACGGCCCGATTGCTACGAACCGCGCGGCGACCTCCAGTTGATTGTCGAACAGATGGAGCCGGCGGGTGTCGGCGAGTTGCAGCGCCAGTTTGAAATCCTGAAACGGAAACTCCACCGGGAGGGCCTCTTTGACGAGGCGCGCAAACGCCCGCTGCCCGCCTGGCCGCGGACGGTCGGCATCGTCACTTCCGGCCAGGGGGCCGCATTGCGCGATGTCATCGCGGTGATGGAAAAGCGCTGCGCGGCGATAAACCTGGTGGTTTATTCAACGCCGGTGCAAGGCCCCGAAGCGCCCGCCGAAATCTGCAGGGCGCTGGAACTGGCCAACCGGCACCGCAAAGCGGAAGTCCTGCTGCTGGTCAGGGGCGGCGGCTCCATCGAAGACTTGTCGGCGTTCAACACCGAAGCCGTGGCGCGCAAAATCGCCGCGTCGGCACTGCCGGTGGTCAGCGGCGTCGGTCATGAAATAGACTTCACCATCGCCGACTTCGCCAGCGACTGCCGCGCGCCGACGCCGTCGGCGGCGGCTGAACGGGTCAGCCCCGACGGGCACGCAATCCGGGCCGGCCTGCTTGCGACGCTGCGGCGGCTGCACCACCTGATGGAGGATACCCTCGGTGAAAACCTGGAGTGCCTGCGGCGGCTGAAAACCGACCTGCTGCGCTCGCACCCGGAAAACCGCATCCGCAACCTGACCCGGCAGTTTGACGAACTGCAAGGAAAACTCGCCGTCGCCGCGGAAAACCGGCTGGCGGCCAGTCGGCGGCGCGCGATGCACACCGAAGCCCTGCTGGCGCGCAGCAATCTCCCCGCCCTGGTGCAAATGCACCGCGCGCGCCTGCACCACGATACCCGCGAACTGGCGGCGGCCTGCGGCGGCGTCTTATCGGGTAAAATACGCGAGGTTGAAAAACTGGCCTCGAAACTGGATACTCTGAGCCCGTACGCAACCCTCAAGCGCGGTTACGCCATCGTGACCGACGAAAAAGGAGGCGTGATTCGTTCGGCGAAGAGTGTGCGGAAAGACCAGTCCCTGGATATCCTCGTGGAGGATGGCGGCATCGCCGCAAAAGTCATTTGA